The following proteins are co-located in the Candidatus Phytoplasma asteris genome:
- a CDS encoding glycosyltransferase: MKIGIFTDSYKPLISGVVVSCDSLREGLEALGHEVYIITTNCPKVKQEKDSRVIRIKGMPLPFKIFKDYRWVLSYKKHLFKIKALNLDVIHVHTEFGVGSLGLLAKKKLNLPLVYTTHTMYVAFFDTQKSFIVKCFKKPILKYVDYLFTKFIFNSDVNILPTKKVLYFLENRYSNKVNDTSKINYQIVPTGFNLEKFYCHNHSPEKVFSLKQQLGLKDSFVCLYVGRISAEKEIDYLMDAFTSFHLQNPKSKFLIIGDGPERKNLEKKAKKLNLDDKIIFLGFVAYDKLGIYYQLGNVFINASLFETQGLTYIEALAASLPCVVRFDQALEGVIKHEQNGFFYHNQEQLITILTSLYQNPDNFKQLSYQAQKSVNLYTQKTFVTNVLEVYNQAIDNHKLKKQKLIQHQKETSDKI, from the coding sequence TTGAAAATAGGAATTTTTACCGATTCATATAAACCTTTAATTAGTGGTGTTGTTGTTTCTTGTGATTCTCTAAGAGAAGGTTTGGAAGCTTTGGGACATGAAGTCTATATTATTACAACTAACTGTCCAAAAGTCAAACAAGAAAAAGATTCTCGCGTAATAAGAATTAAAGGAATGCCATTGCCTTTTAAAATTTTTAAAGATTATCGTTGGGTTTTAAGTTATAAAAAACATCTTTTTAAAATCAAAGCCCTTAATTTAGATGTAATTCATGTTCATACTGAATTTGGGGTAGGTTCTTTAGGACTTTTAGCTAAAAAAAAATTAAATTTGCCTTTAGTTTATACAACACACACAATGTATGTTGCCTTTTTTGATACTCAAAAATCTTTTATTGTTAAATGTTTTAAAAAACCCATTTTAAAATATGTAGACTATCTTTTTACTAAATTTATTTTTAATAGTGATGTCAATATTTTACCTACTAAAAAAGTGTTGTATTTTTTAGAAAATCGCTATTCTAATAAAGTTAATGATACTTCTAAAATCAATTATCAAATTGTTCCAACAGGTTTTAATTTAGAAAAATTTTATTGTCACAATCATTCACCAGAAAAAGTTTTTTCATTAAAACAACAATTAGGACTTAAAGATTCATTTGTATGTCTTTATGTAGGAAGAATATCTGCTGAAAAAGAAATTGATTATTTGATGGATGCTTTTACTTCTTTTCACCTTCAAAATCCCAAAAGTAAATTTTTAATTATTGGTGATGGACCTGAAAGAAAAAATTTAGAAAAAAAAGCCAAAAAACTTAATTTAGATGATAAAATCATTTTTTTAGGATTTGTTGCTTATGATAAGTTAGGAATTTATTATCAATTAGGAAATGTCTTTATTAATGCATCTTTATTTGAAACTCAAGGACTTACATATATTGAAGCACTAGCTGCTTCTTTGCCTTGTGTAGTGCGTTTTGATCAAGCATTAGAAGGAGTAATTAAACATGAACAAAATGGATTTTTTTATCATAACCAAGAACAATTAATTACAATTCTTACTTCCTTATATCAAAATCCAGATAATTTTAAACAATTATCATATCAAGCTCAAAAATCAGTTAATTTATATACTCAAAAGACTTTTGTAACTAATGTTTTAGAAGTTTATAATCAAGCTATTGATAATCATAAATTAAAAAAACAAAAATTAATTCAACATCAAAAAGAAACTTCAGATAAGATTTAA
- the rpsF gene encoding 30S ribosomal protein S6, translated as MKKYEIMYILRPNLDSKDVKKINDTLQNVFLQAPNQILEQNEIGLKDLAYLIDNHKKGYYNWLMVKADNDAVLEFNRIVKITEEIIRFIFIKDKE; from the coding sequence ATGAAAAAATACGAAATAATGTATATTTTACGCCCCAATTTAGACAGCAAAGACGTTAAAAAAATTAATGACACTTTGCAAAATGTTTTTTTACAAGCCCCAAATCAAATTTTGGAACAAAACGAAATAGGATTAAAAGACCTAGCTTATCTTATTGATAATCATAAAAAAGGATATTACAATTGGTTAATGGTAAAAGCAGATAATGATGCTGTTTTAGAATTTAATCGTATTGTTAAAATTACTGAAGAAATTATTAGATTTATCTTTATCAAAGATAAAGAATAA
- a CDS encoding single-stranded DNA-binding protein — translation MINKVILVGRITKDPELKNTNSGTYVVKFTLAVNRIVSASSEKKTDFINCTVFGKQAENLEKYISKGALIGVEGNIRVETWEKDGVTNWQTSVVCNNVQFLESKKNPDNAYDNF, via the coding sequence ATGATTAATAAAGTTATTTTAGTAGGTCGCATTACCAAAGACCCAGAACTAAAAAATACTAATAGTGGTACTTATGTTGTTAAATTTACTTTGGCAGTTAATAGAATTGTAAGTGCTTCTAGCGAAAAAAAAACTGATTTTATCAATTGTACTGTTTTTGGTAAACAAGCTGAAAATTTAGAAAAATATATTTCTAAAGGTGCTTTAATAGGTGTTGAAGGAAACATTAGAGTAGAAACTTGGGAAAAAGACGGTGTAACTAATTGGCAAACTAGTGTTGTTTGTAACAATGTCCAATTCTTAGAATCTAAAAAAAATCCTGATAATGCTTATGACAATTTCTAA
- the rpsR gene encoding 30S ribosomal protein S18, giving the protein MKFNNKKNTFKKRRKVCFFTENKVTKIDFKDIELLQRFITDRGRILSRRVTNTSAKWQRQLAIAIKRARHMALIPFIKQ; this is encoded by the coding sequence ATGAAATTCAACAATAAAAAAAATACTTTTAAAAAACGTCGCAAAGTTTGTTTTTTTACTGAAAACAAAGTAACTAAAATTGATTTTAAAGACATAGAACTTTTACAAAGATTTATTACTGACCGTGGAAGAATTCTTTCTAGAAGAGTAACAAATACTTCTGCTAAATGGCAACGTCAATTGGCAATTGCTATTAAAAGAGCTCGCCATATGGCTTTAATTCCTTTTATCAAACAATAA